A stretch of Schistocerca nitens isolate TAMUIC-IGC-003100 chromosome 6, iqSchNite1.1, whole genome shotgun sequence DNA encodes these proteins:
- the LOC126263668 gene encoding piggyBac transposable element-derived protein 4-like yields the protein MARNYFDLSNPRHLEEIHELLMCADEEDPMLTENLGDESDIDSQDEVEEREDDSATEQDDDNTDEDEEGKHKNTRNVYVGRDNTTMWNKKPPKKRRRLAPHNIVTRLPGVIGHAKNAKTAVECWNALFTEDILDAIVRYTNQYIDTVQEHFSRARDISHTDVTEIRAFIGLLYLAGAYRGNRQSLEELWGTEGDGVEKFSLVMSLKRFKNLIRCLRFDDRTTRSQRKELDRLAPIREVFEKFVENCQKSYCAGENVTIDEMLPGFRGRCVFRQYIPSKPNKYGIKHFALVDAKMIYTLNMEVYVGQQPAGPFCVSNKPSEVVKRLAKPVFGSGRNITTDNWFTDFDLIDYLKTKKLSLVGTVRKNKRQIPSDFVDVKRREQHSSLFGFNDGKVLVSYVPRLNKNVILVSSLHNDDAIDPESGDKHKPEIVSFYNSTKGGVDTADQMCASYSVSRNTKRWPMVIFYTMLNVGGINSQVIYLGNQLEKMRRRVYLKSLAHQLVLGELHRRSMKTIGIPSSLQSRLKRFIPTEGREESPPTSHPKRRRCITCTAETGRRRMSNYECKKCQSAICLPHANMVCQLCFSERECVAPSNSE from the coding sequence ATGGCGCGGAATTACTTTGATTTGTCTAACCCACGTCATCTCGAAGAGATACACGAGTTATTGATGTGCGCTGACGAGGAAGATCCCATGCTGACTGAGAATCTGGGGGACGAGAGCGATATTGATTCCCAGGATGAGGTGGAAGAGCGCGAAGATGACTCTGCAACCGAGCAAGATGATGataatactgatgaagatgaagaaggaaAGCACAAAAACACAAGGAACGTTTATGTAGGAAGAGATAATACGACCATGTGGAACAAAAAACCACCTAAAAAAAGGCGTCGTCTGGCACCTCACAACATCGTTACTCGCCTTCCTGGAGTAATAGGACATGCAAAGAATGCAAAAACTGCTGTAGAATGTTGGAATGCTCTATTCACTGAGGACATTCTTGATGCGATCGTCAGATACACGAATCAGTACATCGACACTGTCCAGGAACATTTCTCAAGAGCCAGAGACATCAGTCACACAGATGTAACAGAAATAAGGGCGTTTATTGGCTTGCTGTATCTTGCTGGAGCTTACAGAGGAAATCGACAAAGTCTGGAGGAACTTTGGGGTACAGAAGGTGATGGTGTTGAAAAATTCAGCCTAGTGATGAGCCTCAAGCGGTTTAAAAACCTGATACGTTGTCTTCGTTTTGATGACAGAACTACCAGAAGCCAACGGAAAGAACTTGACCGACTAGCTCCGATTCGTGAAGTTTTCGAAAAGTTTGTTGAAAATTGCCAAAAGAGCTATTGCGCTGGGGAAAACGTCACAATAGACGAAATGCTTCCAGGTTTTCGTGGTAGGTGCGTTTTTCGCCAGTACATACCATCAAAACCAAACAAATATGGAATAAAACATTTCGCTCTTGTTGATGCTAAGATGATATACACACTCAACATGGAAGTCTATGTTGGACAACAGCCTGCAGGTCCTTTCTGTGTCAGCAACAAGCCAAGTGAAGTTGTCAAGAGGTTGGCTAAACCTGTGTTTGGATCCGGTCGCAATATTACTACTGATAATTGGTTTACTGATTTTGACCTCATTGATTATTTGAAAACAAAGAAGCTGTCACTAGTtggaactgtcagaaaaaataaaaggcaaataccttcagatttTGTTGATGTGAAACGAAGGGAACAACACAGCAGTTTGTTTGGTTTTAATGATGGGAAAGTTTTGGTTTCCTATGTACCACGGCTGAACAAAAATGTTATTCTTGTGTCTTCGCTGCATAATGATGATGCCATTGATCCGGAATCTGGAGACAAACATAAACCAGAGATAGTCTCTTTCTACAATTCGACAAAAGGCGGGGTTGATACTGCAGATCAAATGTGTGCAAGTTATAGTGTGAGCCGAAACACAAAGCGCTGGCCAATGGTAATTTTCTACACAATGTTGAATGTGGGTGGTATCAACTCTCAGGTTATTTACCTTGGAAATCAACTGGAAAAAATGCGTAGGAGAGTGTACTTGAAGTCTCTGGCACATCAACTTGTTCTTGGAGAACTACACAGAAGAAGTATGAAGACGATTGGAATCCCCTCCAGCTTGCAAAGCCGTCTCAAGAGATTTATTCCCACCGAAGGCAGAGAGGAATCACCACCTACTTCACATCCAAAAAGACGTAGATGCATCACCTGTACTGCAGAAACTGGTCGCAGAAGGATGTCAAATTATGAATGTAAGAAATGCCAAAGTGCGATCTGCCTGCCACACGCGAATATGGTCTGTCAACTTTGTTTCTCTGAGCGCGAGTGTGTTGCTCCTAGTAATTCTGAATGA